One window from the genome of Mugil cephalus isolate CIBA_MC_2020 chromosome 23, CIBA_Mcephalus_1.1, whole genome shotgun sequence encodes:
- the bco1l gene encoding beta-carotene oxygenase 1, like isoform X1 — MQAIIARNGSETPEPVTAEVKGSIPSWLEGTLLRNGPGLFSVGQSEYNHWFDGLSLIHSFTFSHGQVTYRSKFLKSETYKRNVSADRIVVSEFGTMIYPDPCKNIFSRAFTHLSNVIPDFTDNNLINIIRYGEDYYASSEVNYINQIDPNTLETVGRINYRNHIAVNLATAHPHYDDEGNTYNMGTAIMGLGRPKYVIFKVPADAGKKPALRKVQQICSVPFRSVLFPSYYHSFGMTENYIVFVEQPFKLDIVKLATAYFRGVTWGNCLKFDKDDTTLFHVINKKTGKAISTRFYGDALVVFHHINAYEDDGHVVFDLISYEDSNLYDMFYIQNMRQETSSFIQSNKRFSPPVCKRFVLPLNVHKDSPKGSNLVTLADTTAEAVMQADGSIYCRPDTLLQGLELPGINYKFNAKKYRYFYGLRLEWSPHPNKIAKLDIVTRKHLEWRQDNCYPSEPVFVASPGAVEEDDGVILSSVISADPDISPFMLVLDAKNLEEVARASIPATVHIDLHGLFIPAAV; from the exons ATGCAGGCGATAATCGCAAGGAATGGAAGCGAGACTCCAGAGCCGGTGACAGCTGAGGTGAAAG gGTCCATCCCGTCCTGGCTGGAGGGGACACTGCTGAGGAACGGACCGGGACTCTTCTCTGTGGGACAATCCGAGTACAACCACTGGTTCGACGGCCTGTCGCTGATCCACAGCTTCACCTTCAGCCACG gTCAGGTGACGTACAGGAGCAAGTTCCTGAAGAGCGAAACCTACAAGAGGAACGTCAGCGCCGACAGGATCGTGGTCTCTGAGTTTGGAACCATGATTTACCCTGATCCCTGCAAGAACATCTTCTCCAG GGCGTTCACGCATCTTTCCAACGTCATCCCCGACTTCACCGACAACAACTTGATCAACATCATTCGTTACGGCGAGGATTACTACGCCTCCTCCGAGGTCAACTACATCAACCAGATCGACCCGAACACCCTGGAGACCGTCGGCAGA ATAAACTACAGGAACCACATCGCTGTGAACTTAGCGACGGCTCATCCTCACTACGACGACGAGGGCAACACCTACAACATGGGCACCGCCATCATGGGCCTCGGTCGACCAAAGTACGTCATCTTCAAAGTCCCGGCGGACGCAG GTAAAAAGCCGGCGCTGAGGAAAGTGCAGCAGATCTGTTCGGTTCCCTTTCGCTCCGTCTTGTTCCCGAGCTACTACCACAGCTTCGGCATGACCGAGAACTACATCGTGTTCGTGGAGCAGCCGTTCAAACTGGACATCGTCAAACTGGCCACGGCGTATTTCAGAGGGGTCACGTGGGGCAACTGCCTCAAATTCGACAAGGACGACACC ACGTTGTTCCACGTCATCAACAAAAAGACGGGCAAGGCGATCTCCACCCGTTTCTACGGCGACGCCCTGGTGGTCTTCCATCACATCAACGCCTACGAGGACGACGGCCACGTGGTGTTCGACCTGATCAGCTACGAGGACAGCAACCTCTACGACATGTTCTACATCCAGAACATGAGGCAGGAAACCAGCAGCTTCATCCAGTCCAACAAACGCTTCTCTCCGCCGGTCTGCAAGAGATTCGTCCTCCCGCTCAACGTCCACAAG GATTCTCCCAAAGGATCTAATCTGGTGACGCTGGCGGACACGACGGCCGAGGCCGTGATGCAGGCGGACGGGTCCATCTACTGTCGGCCCGACACTCTGCTCCAAG GTCTGGAGCTGCCGGGGATCAACTACAAGTTTAACGCCAAAAAGTACAGATACTTCTACGGCCTACGGTTGGAGTGGTCTCCTCACCCCAACAAG ATCGCCAAGTTGGACATCGTCACCAGAAAACACCTCGAGTGGCGGCAGGATAACTGCTACCCCTCCGAGCCGGTGTTCGTCGCGTCTCCGGGCGCCGTCGAGGAAGATGACG GAGTCATCTTGTCGTCCGTCATCTCCGCGGATCCCGACATCTCTCCGTTCATGCTCGTCCTCGACGCCAAAAACCTGGAGGAGGTCGCCCGAGCCTCCATCCCCGCCACCGTCCACATCGACCTCCACGGGCTCTTCATCCCCGCCGCCGTCTGA
- the bco1l gene encoding beta-carotene oxygenase 1, like isoform X2 has protein sequence MQAIIARNGSETPEPVTAEVKGQVTYRSKFLKSETYKRNVSADRIVVSEFGTMIYPDPCKNIFSRAFTHLSNVIPDFTDNNLINIIRYGEDYYASSEVNYINQIDPNTLETVGRINYRNHIAVNLATAHPHYDDEGNTYNMGTAIMGLGRPKYVIFKVPADAGKKPALRKVQQICSVPFRSVLFPSYYHSFGMTENYIVFVEQPFKLDIVKLATAYFRGVTWGNCLKFDKDDTTLFHVINKKTGKAISTRFYGDALVVFHHINAYEDDGHVVFDLISYEDSNLYDMFYIQNMRQETSSFIQSNKRFSPPVCKRFVLPLNVHKDSPKGSNLVTLADTTAEAVMQADGSIYCRPDTLLQGLELPGINYKFNAKKYRYFYGLRLEWSPHPNKIAKLDIVTRKHLEWRQDNCYPSEPVFVASPGAVEEDDGVILSSVISADPDISPFMLVLDAKNLEEVARASIPATVHIDLHGLFIPAAV, from the exons ATGCAGGCGATAATCGCAAGGAATGGAAGCGAGACTCCAGAGCCGGTGACAGCTGAGGTGAAAG gTCAGGTGACGTACAGGAGCAAGTTCCTGAAGAGCGAAACCTACAAGAGGAACGTCAGCGCCGACAGGATCGTGGTCTCTGAGTTTGGAACCATGATTTACCCTGATCCCTGCAAGAACATCTTCTCCAG GGCGTTCACGCATCTTTCCAACGTCATCCCCGACTTCACCGACAACAACTTGATCAACATCATTCGTTACGGCGAGGATTACTACGCCTCCTCCGAGGTCAACTACATCAACCAGATCGACCCGAACACCCTGGAGACCGTCGGCAGA ATAAACTACAGGAACCACATCGCTGTGAACTTAGCGACGGCTCATCCTCACTACGACGACGAGGGCAACACCTACAACATGGGCACCGCCATCATGGGCCTCGGTCGACCAAAGTACGTCATCTTCAAAGTCCCGGCGGACGCAG GTAAAAAGCCGGCGCTGAGGAAAGTGCAGCAGATCTGTTCGGTTCCCTTTCGCTCCGTCTTGTTCCCGAGCTACTACCACAGCTTCGGCATGACCGAGAACTACATCGTGTTCGTGGAGCAGCCGTTCAAACTGGACATCGTCAAACTGGCCACGGCGTATTTCAGAGGGGTCACGTGGGGCAACTGCCTCAAATTCGACAAGGACGACACC ACGTTGTTCCACGTCATCAACAAAAAGACGGGCAAGGCGATCTCCACCCGTTTCTACGGCGACGCCCTGGTGGTCTTCCATCACATCAACGCCTACGAGGACGACGGCCACGTGGTGTTCGACCTGATCAGCTACGAGGACAGCAACCTCTACGACATGTTCTACATCCAGAACATGAGGCAGGAAACCAGCAGCTTCATCCAGTCCAACAAACGCTTCTCTCCGCCGGTCTGCAAGAGATTCGTCCTCCCGCTCAACGTCCACAAG GATTCTCCCAAAGGATCTAATCTGGTGACGCTGGCGGACACGACGGCCGAGGCCGTGATGCAGGCGGACGGGTCCATCTACTGTCGGCCCGACACTCTGCTCCAAG GTCTGGAGCTGCCGGGGATCAACTACAAGTTTAACGCCAAAAAGTACAGATACTTCTACGGCCTACGGTTGGAGTGGTCTCCTCACCCCAACAAG ATCGCCAAGTTGGACATCGTCACCAGAAAACACCTCGAGTGGCGGCAGGATAACTGCTACCCCTCCGAGCCGGTGTTCGTCGCGTCTCCGGGCGCCGTCGAGGAAGATGACG GAGTCATCTTGTCGTCCGTCATCTCCGCGGATCCCGACATCTCTCCGTTCATGCTCGTCCTCGACGCCAAAAACCTGGAGGAGGTCGCCCGAGCCTCCATCCCCGCCACCGTCCACATCGACCTCCACGGGCTCTTCATCCCCGCCGCCGTCTGA